CCGCCGCGGCAAGATTGTCGCCCTCTGCTGCTTCGTGGTCATTGCGGCCACCGACCAGCTCTCATCGCACGTCGTCAAGCCCGCTGTGCAGCGCGTCCGGCCATGCAACGTGGTACCGGAAGCGCGGCTCTACAAGGACGGACAATGGCAAACCACCGACAAATTTGCCCTGACCACCTATGTCCACTCGTACAGTTTTCCTTCCAGTCATGCGGCCAATATCGCGGGGCAGGCGATGTACTGGGGCTACTTCTATCCGGAAATCAGCCCCCTGCTGGCCGCTGCTGCGTTGCTGGTAGGTTTCAGCCGCATCTATCTCGGCATGCACTGGCCGTTTGATGTGCTGTCCGGCTATCTGCTGGGCATCGCCGTCGCCCTGACCATTGCCTACCCGTTGCGGGCCTGGGTGTTGCCGCGAGATGAGAACCGATAACAAAAAAGAACCCCGATGCTATCGGGGTTCTCACATTTGTGGAAGAGTCGGACGGGTGGTTCAGCGGAACATGGCTTTGATCGAGCCCCACGTGTGCTGCACTGCCGAGAAAGACAGGGACACTTCCCGGATATCGCTATACCGGTACGTTCCGTCCCGGTCTACCATCTTCAGACGGTAGTAAAACATGCGCTGATTGTCGGCATCCAGCGGGCTGATATCGGAGAACTCATACTGCGAGTAGGAGCCCTTCGCATTGATCTGCCCAACCGTGAAAAAGGTCCGGGCATCCGCCGAACGCTCGATCACGAACATCTGGAAATTCTCTTCGAGGCCGGTGGACCATTCAAGCTGGCTATGATCTACAACCGGAAATACGCGAAAGTCTGTCAGTTCAATGGCCGCCATTCCAGCGGCGGCACATCCTAACAACAATAGAAACAAAAGGGTATACTTATACATGGAAGAAACCTCCCTGTTCTTCAACAATCAGAAGTTACCGATTAATCTTCAAATTGTCAAGTACCTTAGGACAGCAAGATGAAGTTAACCTTTCACGGGGCATCCGGCGAAGTGACGGGGTCCCAATATGTCTTTGAAGTTGGCGGTCGACGGGTTCTGATGGAATGTGGTCTCTTTCAGGGGCGGCGCCAAGAGGCGTACGACAAGAACCGCCATCCCGACTACGACGCCCGCTCCCTGAATGCCGTCGTGCTTAGCCATGCCCATCTTGATCACAGCGGCAATCTGCCGCGGCTGGCAAGTCTCGGCTACAACGGGCCGGTGTTTATGACTCCGATCACAGCGGACCTTTGTGATCCCATGCTGCGGGACTCGGCGCATGTGCAGCTTAAGGATTTGGAATTTGTCAACAAGCTCCATCGTCGCAAAGGCCGTCCGGCCTTCAACCCACTGTACACGATGGAAGATGCCGAGCAGATCCTGACCCAATTTCAACCCCGTCCCCTGCGTCAGACCTTTGATGTGGTGCCGGGAGTGCGGGCGACGTTTATCAATGCGGGGCACGTGCTGGGTTCAGCGCAGATCATTCTGGATCTGGAAGAGCATGGCCGCCACCTGAGACTGGGCTTTACAGGAGACCTTGGCCGTTCGCAACTCCCGGTACTCAAAGACCCGGATCATCTGACCGATGTGGACGTGCTGATGACCGAAACCACCTATGGCAACCGTGATCACGATCCGATCACCGAGAGCGGGCCGCAGTTGTTGGAGGTGATTCTCTCGACGTATGCCAAGCGCGGCAAAGTGATCATCCCGTCGTTTGCCCTCGAACGCACACAGGAGTTGCTGTTCCTGCTGGCCGAGATGCGCTCTTCAGGAAAGCTGCCAAAGGATATGCCGGTCTATGTGGACAGTCCGCTGGCGGTCAAATGCACGGAGATCTTTGCCCGCCATAAGGAAGCTTACGATCCGGAGACGCAGGCCTTGATCAAGAGTGGCATCAATCCCTTCGACTTTCCGGGCCTGCATTTTACCCAGTCGGTGGAGCAGTCGAAGGCTCTGAATGTGGCTGGGCAGCCGATGATCATTCTGGCGGCTTCGGGCATGATGGAAGCGGGGCGGATTCTGCACCACCTGCACAACAATATCGAGGATCCTCACAGCACGATTCTGATCGTGTCCTATCAGGCAGAACATACCTTAGGAAGACGTATAGCAGAACGTATGCCGGAAGTGAACATCTTCGGTGAACCGCACAAATTACGCGCGCGGGTGAAGATACTCAACACTTTTTCTGGTCATGCGGGCAAAACGGATCTTTTAGCCAACGTTCGGATGGTGAAAGAGACGTCTCCACGGCTGAAAACGGTCTATTTGGTCCATGGTGAAGAGTCCCAAGCCGTGCCGTTCATGCAGACCCTGCAAAGTTGGCACGCGTTCGACTGTGTTTACCCCAAAAGAGGGGAGACCGTAGAACTCTAAGGTTTGAACATTGAACCGGAAACGGCAAAGCCCCGGCTTTTGGGCCGGGGCTTTGTGCATGCAGGAAATGGCGACGGGGTTACTTTAGCAGCATCAGTTTTTGGGTTTCGACGTGGGTTCCAGCCTGGAAGCGGTAGAAATAGACGCCGGAGGACGCGCTTTCACCCGACCAACTGTAGGTGTGGGAGCCAGCTTTCATTGGCTGATTGACCAGCGTGGCCACCTTCTGGCCCAACAGGTTGAACACATCGAGCCGCACGGCGGCATCGGCGGTGAGTTCAAACTGGATGTTTACCGTATTGTTGAAGGGATTGGGATAAGCCTTGCAGAGTTTCTCCGACTGCACCACGGGTTGGCTATCGAGGACTTCCTGATCGGACGGGCGGCCCATGCGATGATTCAGACGGTCATAGAAGTCAGACAAACGCCGGTGAGCGGATGCGGGTGTGCTTTGGACCTGCGGCCCGCCTGTAGAAAGCAGGGACACGATGTCAGACGCCACGGCGGCCCACAGGCTGTCCTCGCCTGCCGGTTCGGCCAGAATCGTCTGCAACTCGGTCGTAGCCGCAACGTAGTTCTGCGCGGCAATGAGCGCCCAGACCGCTTCGCGCCGTCCGGCATACCTTACGGCCATCGGGCGGGTCGTATCGGCCCAAAGAGTGTACAGCGAATCAAAGAGCACTGTGCCCGAAGGGACGGTGTGCAGGCCCGTCCGCAAGGCTCCACGCGCGGCCCAAAGCGCGGCTTCATCGTCAGGATATTGATCCAGCATGGCGCGGTAGCCTTCGCTGGCCGTGCTGTAGCTGCTGTTCAGTTCGCTGGCGGCCGCATCGGAATAGGCGGCGAAGGCCGGGTCTTTCTCGGTAATGATCAGGGTTCCGCAGGTGGTACCGCTGGCGGAGGGTTGGCCAACAAACCCGGTCGTCGGGCAGAAGTGCTTGTTCGTGGAACTGGGTGCGGAATTGTCCGGCTCGAAGTAGTTTTCCTTGACATTGTGTTGCTTCACGATTCGGCAGCGCTGACTGACATCGTACATGTACGTGCCGTTGACGTCAAAATGGAAAGTATTGAAGCCGGAGTTCAGCAGCGGGTAGGACGTGGACAGGTAAACCAGCGGCGCAAAGCCTGCCGGTGGATCCTCGCAAATGCACGTGAATCCGCACGACCCGCACCAGAGGGCACTCTGGCCGGCTCCCACATAGTTGCCGGCGGAGGCCTGGCCGTACTGGTTCAGGACGATGTTGGCGGCGTTCTCGCACTTGATCTGATAGGGGAGATTCAGCGCAATGCGGTTGCAGGTCAGGCGGGCAGTGGTGGTATTGAAGTAGCAGCCCGCGATCGGCGATGTTCCGGTGCCGTTGCTCACGATGGTATTGTGGTCAAACAGCGCCGCTTCGCCGGTGTTCGGATCGTCGCCCACCCAAAAGACACCGCCCCGGCCACAGTTGCGGATCGTGTTGTGGGTGATCGTGCCCTGACTGGTCGCGCCGCGAATGCCGTAATTCGTGCAGGCTTCGATCAGGTTGCTGTCCACCAGCATGTTGGCGCTGGAAATGTCCAGCCCCACGCCGCAATCATAAAGGTGGGAATTGTTGACGACGCAGCCCGGAGTCGGCTTATAGACGAAGATTCCGCCGCCGCGCACGACACCATAGCTCATCATCAGGCTCGACTGATAGCCGTGAACGTTAATGGGACCCCACGTGCCGGTGCCGCTGGGCTCGAGCCGAACCGAGTCCGACGCCGTTCCGTTGACCACCAGTGTCCCCAGCACTTCGAGCGTCGCGCCCGGCCCGAAGGTCAGCCGGACTCCCGGTTGCAGCGTCAAGGTTTTTCCCGCCGGGACAATCAAGCCGCCTTCGATGTAATAGGGGCTGTCACCTGAACCGGCGTAATTGGGGCTGTGCGGATCGTAAATATGGGGACGGATCGTCAAGTTAGTCGCCAGCGTCTTTACGCCGGGTGCGCGCAGCAAGGCTTTGAAGGCGTTGACACGACCGTAGCCGGAGACCGTATCCGGGCCGGGCTGAAGAATATCATCGGCGCTCTGCTCGAGAATACTCCTGATTTGTGACGCGGATAAGGTTGAATCATAGGACTTAAGCAGACCCGCAATACCTGCCACGGCAGGAGAGGACATAGAAGTGCCCTCCATATATTGGACCAGTTCTGCGGGGTACTCCGTGCACATCCATCTGCAACTATCTTCCGCATGCGGAGCACGATCCGATACAATGTCCATGCAAGCATCATTGGAGCAATCTCCCAAACCACCGCCGGGTGCGGCTACGGTAACGCTATGTCCAGCACGGGAATGAAAGCAGCCTGTATGCGTACACGACTCCCCTTCCAGTCGCTCATCGTTGGGATTTGTACCGGCGATAGCAAGCACATAGGATCGCCCAGCATCATCGGCAAGGTTGGCAGGATAGTCGCAGTCCGTACCGCCAAGTTCGTTACCGCAAGCGAATGCCAAGAGCGCACCGTGCTGACCGGCGGCGTCTATGGCTACGTCAAGGGCCGGATTATCGTGCACAGGGACACTATAGCTGATGTTGAGGATCTGAGCGTGCCGGGAAACGTCGGCGTGAGTAATACAGACGGCCATTGTCCAGGCATCCGGGTCGTTTTGATAGACCATCTTCACAATTAATCCGGTGCAGGCCGGGCAAACGCCGACAACCCCATAGCTATTCTCCTCAGCTAAAGCAATCCCGGCCACATGTGTGCCGTGACCTCTAACATCGTCAAATGCCCGTTCCGGGAAAGGCGGATTACCATAACTGGGGTAACCTAAGGTATCGAGGATGATGCGTGTTGAGTCAGCAAGATCTGGATGCGTCAATACGCTATCGTAGGTTGGCACCCCTGTGTCCAGAATTGCAAGTCTGGTTGACCGCGAGCCACGGCAAATAGCATGTGCTTCCTCGATCATCATATCCGCGCCAATCGTGCCTCCCCCTTGGCCAGTGTTCTTAAAACTCCATTGAAGACTCCAGCACGAATCTGCGGTTTGAGGGTGGAAGATAATATCCGGGCAACAGTGCAGGGTGTTGGAGTTGGTTTCGAAGTCAGCGCAAAGCGGAACGACTGCCAGCGACTCGGGGAACGCAAGGAGGTACATGCGTAAGGTCGGCAGTTGGCCTTCCACTGTTGCCGCATACTTGGAACAGAGTGAACTTAATGCGGCGAAGCTCGTGTCCGTCTTCACGACGAGCATCGCTTTGCCTTTCACCATCTCCACATCTTGGCCGTTCCACGTCTCTGTAGTTGTGTTCCATTGGCCGAAAGCTACGCTTGCCCATAGTAATATCATACCGGCCGCACATCTGCATATCCACCCACACTTGAAGAAGCGTTGAGCACCCACATTGACCTCCAGTTTCATTTGAGCAGAATTATTTTTGCAGGCGGGATGATTTCCCGGCTGCCATTTGTGATTGTAGCCTTAAGAAAATAGATGCCGGAAGACAGCCCCGGCGGGTTCAGCCACACCGAGCCGGGACGCTCCACCTCTTGCGTATAAACTTCCCGGCCCAAAAGATCATAGATCTGTAGCATGGCAGGCCGATCATAGGTGACCACAAAGCCGCCATTGCTGGGGTTGGGATAGACCGTCAGGGCGGGCGTAGCCGGGAGTGGCCGGACAGGCGCGGTGGCATCGGGGACGCCCGACACATAGATTCCCGCCCCATTGATGGCCAGGCAATGGTCAGGTGCGGCAGACAGCAGGATGGCTGGAACGGTGTTGGTGGTATCCGCCTGCCACTCGGTCAGGTCGTCGGACACCTTGAAATAGCCTTCGTCAGTGTAAACCAGCAGGCCGGTCTCCGTATACGCGATGGCAGCTCCGATCGTGATGTAATCCGGAAGCGGGAATACCAAGGTATCCCCCGTCACCTCATCATAGCGGCCGATGTGGTGATAGCCGAGGGCATAAACCCACGGCTGCACAGGATGGTACGCCGTACCTTGAATCGCTTCCTCAACTGACAGCACAAGCCGGAACGTGCTGTCGGGAATGCTGACGCGCCACAACGTGTAGTCCGCCGTATAGTAGAAAACTTGCGGCGCGTTGCGCGCCCAGAAGAACGGATGAAAGTCCGTCGGCCCGCCGAACCACGTCCAATGCTGGCCGCTGTCGCGCGAAATATAGATGGAGCCGTTACCCTCTGGTTCGCTCAGGGTGACCCAAAGAGACGTATCGGCTGGGCAGATCATAAAATCGTTGGTCCCGCCCCCAAACCACGTCCAGGTGGAGTCCTCAATTTGCATGTAGATTCCGTTATCGGTAGCGGCAAAGAGGTTGGACCGGCAGTAGGGGTAGGACACCAGCCGGAAAATGCGGCGGCCGCGCAGCCCAAGATAGTGCCAGACCGTATCCGTTTCCGCACAGGCCCAGACCCCGCCCCCTTGCGGATCTCCCACATGCGCATACGCTCCGGCCAGCACCTGCGAGCGGTCCGCCGGGTCGATGATGGCACAGTACATCAAAGGTGACGGCTGCCCAAGGAACCGCCACGGGTCCTGACACGCGCAAGCCTCTCCCAAGAAGAGGCCCCAAGCCATCAAAGCAAGCCAAATCAGAGTCTTCATAGCTTCATATCTCCAAAGCCCAACAAAAAAGCGAACGGCCTTGATTTACAAGGGGTTCGCTTTGAATAGTCGAATGCAGCCACACCGCCTCCCGTCCCTAAGGTGTATAGCCAAATGATGTTGGTTCCAATATAATCTATCGGTGGCGGATTGTCAAGCCTTTTCGCATAAACAGTGGCAGTTGAAGATCGAATATGGATTTGCGTGTGAAACGGGAAGGAGTTGCATCCGGCACTCGCTGCAGGTGTGATCCTGTGCTGCCCTTCTCTTGACGGCCTTCAGAAAAACGGAACGGGCGGCCCTTGCGGGTCGCCCGTTCTAATCCTACAGATTGAGATCCTTCTGCCCGAAGACGGGCGTCAGGATGACCCTAAAGGGTCACTTCATCAACAACATCTTGTGGGCAGCGCTGAAGCTGGCGGACTCGATGCGGTAGATATAGACGCCGCTCGAAAGCGAGCTGGCATCGAAGTGAGCGGTATAGGAACCCGGAGCCACCTGGCCGTCAACCAGCGTCGCCACTTCCTGGCCCATGACGTTGAAGACCTTCAGCGTCATACGTTCGGTGC
The sequence above is a segment of the bacterium genome. Coding sequences within it:
- a CDS encoding phosphatase PAP2 family protein, coding for MGTDFSWLINMDRAAFEVLNKTFTSRLFDSLMPVVSNMLVWVVPLGIAWVVFFFFTDRRGKIVALCCFVVIAATDQLSSHVVKPAVQRVRPCNVVPEARLYKDGQWQTTDKFALTTYVHSYSFPSSHAANIAGQAMYWGYFYPEISPLLAAAALLVGFSRIYLGMHWPFDVLSGYLLGIAVALTIAYPLRAWVLPRDENR
- a CDS encoding MBL fold metallo-hydrolase, encoding MKLTFHGASGEVTGSQYVFEVGGRRVLMECGLFQGRRQEAYDKNRHPDYDARSLNAVVLSHAHLDHSGNLPRLASLGYNGPVFMTPITADLCDPMLRDSAHVQLKDLEFVNKLHRRKGRPAFNPLYTMEDAEQILTQFQPRPLRQTFDVVPGVRATFINAGHVLGSAQIILDLEEHGRHLRLGFTGDLGRSQLPVLKDPDHLTDVDVLMTETTYGNRDHDPITESGPQLLEVILSTYAKRGKVIIPSFALERTQELLFLLAEMRSSGKLPKDMPVYVDSPLAVKCTEIFARHKEAYDPETQALIKSGINPFDFPGLHFTQSVEQSKALNVAGQPMIILAASGMMEAGRILHHLHNNIEDPHSTILIVSYQAEHTLGRRIAERMPEVNIFGEPHKLRARVKILNTFSGHAGKTDLLANVRMVKETSPRLKTVYLVHGEESQAVPFMQTLQSWHAFDCVYPKRGETVEL
- a CDS encoding S8 family serine peptidase, encoding MVKGKAMLVVKTDTSFAALSSLCSKYAATVEGQLPTLRMYLLAFPESLAVVPLCADFETNSNTLHCCPDIIFHPQTADSCWSLQWSFKNTGQGGGTIGADMMIEEAHAICRGSRSTRLAILDTGVPTYDSVLTHPDLADSTRIILDTLGYPSYGNPPFPERAFDDVRGHGTHVAGIALAEENSYGVVGVCPACTGLIVKMVYQNDPDAWTMAVCITHADVSRHAQILNISYSVPVHDNPALDVAIDAAGQHGALLAFACGNELGGTDCDYPANLADDAGRSYVLAIAGTNPNDERLEGESCTHTGCFHSRAGHSVTVAAPGGGLGDCSNDACMDIVSDRAPHAEDSCRWMCTEYPAELVQYMEGTSMSSPAVAGIAGLLKSYDSTLSASQIRSILEQSADDILQPGPDTVSGYGRVNAFKALLRAPGVKTLATNLTIRPHIYDPHSPNYAGSGDSPYYIEGGLIVPAGKTLTLQPGVRLTFGPGATLEVLGTLVVNGTASDSVRLEPSGTGTWGPINVHGYQSSLMMSYGVVRGGGIFVYKPTPGCVVNNSHLYDCGVGLDISSANMLVDSNLIEACTNYGIRGATSQGTITHNTIRNCGRGGVFWVGDDPNTGEAALFDHNTIVSNGTGTSPIAGCYFNTTTARLTCNRIALNLPYQIKCENAANIVLNQYGQASAGNYVGAGQSALWCGSCGFTCICEDPPAGFAPLVYLSTSYPLLNSGFNTFHFDVNGTYMYDVSQRCRIVKQHNVKENYFEPDNSAPSSTNKHFCPTTGFVGQPSASGTTCGTLIITEKDPAFAAYSDAAASELNSSYSTASEGYRAMLDQYPDDEAALWAARGALRTGLHTVPSGTVLFDSLYTLWADTTRPMAVRYAGRREAVWALIAAQNYVAATTELQTILAEPAGEDSLWAAVASDIVSLLSTGGPQVQSTPASAHRRLSDFYDRLNHRMGRPSDQEVLDSQPVVQSEKLCKAYPNPFNNTVNIQFELTADAAVRLDVFNLLGQKVATLVNQPMKAGSHTYSWSGESASSGVYFYRFQAGTHVETQKLMLLK
- a CDS encoding T9SS type A sorting domain-containing protein, with amino-acid sequence MKTLIWLALMAWGLFLGEACACQDPWRFLGQPSPLMYCAIIDPADRSQVLAGAYAHVGDPQGGGVWACAETDTVWHYLGLRGRRIFRLVSYPYCRSNLFAATDNGIYMQIEDSTWTWFGGGTNDFMICPADTSLWVTLSEPEGNGSIYISRDSGQHWTWFGGPTDFHPFFWARNAPQVFYYTADYTLWRVSIPDSTFRLVLSVEEAIQGTAYHPVQPWVYALGYHHIGRYDEVTGDTLVFPLPDYITIGAAIAYTETGLLVYTDEGYFKVSDDLTEWQADTTNTVPAILLSAAPDHCLAINGAGIYVSGVPDATAPVRPLPATPALTVYPNPSNGGFVVTYDRPAMLQIYDLLGREVYTQEVERPGSVWLNPPGLSSGIYFLKATITNGSREIIPPAKIILLK